A window from Cryptomeria japonica chromosome 1, Sugi_1.0, whole genome shotgun sequence encodes these proteins:
- the LOC131032349 gene encoding aldehyde oxidase GLOX produces MERMIELMLCTILLWGVWGGGAVDVKAGSWQLVVSNGGVSAMHMTTTHKDTVVMFDRTDYGASQLRLDSGRCRDDNNDLALKHDCWAHSIEYNIASNGVRPLMVMTDTWCSSGSFAANGDLVSTGGYNDGGKAVRYFVPCSNSACDWDESQSAKLADNRWYATNQILPDNRIIVVGGRRAFSYEFVPKKSGEGYYKLPFLTQTNVKDVENNLYPFLHLSSDGNLFVFANKDSILLDYKNNRVVKTFPTLSGGARSYPSSGSSAMLPLVASDGFKRVEILVCGGAPDNGFTSANAGNFLTAIQSCGRIVITDSNPGWAMENMPAPRVMGDMLILPTGEILIINGAQSGTAGWELGRNPALAPFLYRPNSSPGDRFSTLAATTIPRMYHSSANVLPDGRIFVGGSNPHVGYVLSGTTYPTELRLEAYSPYYLDRAYQIYRPTIAGLSSSSVNYGKTITVQFTVSNYTPQNIGFHLYAPSFTTHSFSMNQRLLILASSAPKSVRGTYYAVVTAPPNSVIAPAGYYILFVVNNGIPSVGKWVHVS; encoded by the coding sequence atggaaagaatgattgaattaATGTTGTGTACGATTTTGTTGTGGGGCGTGTGGGGTGGTGGAGCTGTGGATGTGAAGGCCGGGTCATGGCAGCTGGTCGTGAGCAATGGCGGCGTGTCGGCTATGCATATGACCACGACGCATAAGGACACCGTTGTTATGTTCGATCGGACGGACTACGGTGCTTCTCAGTTGCGTCTCGACAGTGGTCGTTGCAGAGATGATAACAACGACTTGGCCCTCAAGCACGACTGTTGGGCGCACTCCATAGAGTACAACATTGCTTCCAATGGCGTGCGGCCTCTCATGGTCATGACCGATACGTGGTGCTCCTCTGGGTCGTTTGCAGCCAACGGTGACCTGGTTAGTACCGGCGGCTACAACGACGGCGGCAAGGCGGTTCGTTATTTTGTGCCGTGCAGTAATTCTGCATGCGACTGGGACGAGTCGCAGTCGGCTAAGCTTGCTGATAATCGATGGTATGCAACGAATCAGATTCTGCCTGATAACAGAATCATCGTTGTGGGAGGCAGACGGGCTTTCTCTTATGAGTTCGTGCCCAAGAAGTCTGGAGAAGGGTACTACAAGCTGCCATTTTTAACACAGACTAATGTTAAGGACGTGGAGAACAATCTGTACCCTTTTCTTCATCTCTCATCCGATGGAAATTTGTTCGTCTTTGCCAACAAGGACTCCATATTGCTTGATTATAAAAACAACCGTGTTGTGAAGACGTTTCCCACTTTGTCTGGCGGTGCGAGGAGTTATCCTTCGTCTGGGTCATCTGCAATGCTGCCATTGGTGGCTTCTGATGGGTTTAAAAGAGTTGAAATCCTCGTCTGTGGCGGCGCTCCTGACAATGGCTTTACTTCTGCCAATGCTGGGAATTTTCTCACGGCAATTCAGAGCTGCGGGAGAATTGTCATCACGGATTCGAACCCTGGTTGGGCGATGGAAAACATGCCTGCTCCGAGAGTCATGGGTGACATGCTCATTCTACCCACCGGAGAAATTCTGATTATAAATGGAGCCCAGAGTGGGACTGCTGGATGGGAACTGGGAAGAAATCCTGCCCTCGCTCCTTTCCTCTATAGGCCCAATTCATCGCCCGGGGATCGATTCTCAACACTTGCTGCCACTACCATTCCAAGAATGTATCATTCCAGTGCAAATGTCTTGCCTGATGGACGGATCTTCGTCGGAGGATCGAATCCCCATGTGGGCTACGTTCTCTCAGGAACAACTTATCCCACAGAGCTTCGCCTTGAAGCTTACAGTCCTTATTACTTAGACAGAGCCTATCAGATCTACAGGCCCACAATAGCTGGCTTATCTTCTTCCTCAGTAAACTATGGCAAAACCATCACTGTTCAGTTCACTGTTTCCAATTACACTCCCCAGAATATTGGGTTCCATTTGTATGCCCCTTCCTTCACAACTCATTCGTTTTCCATGAACCAGAGGCTGCTCATTCTGGCATCAAGTGCTCCGAAATCTGTGAGAGGAACGTACTATGCAGTTGTGACGGCGCCTCCAAATTCCGTTATTGCGCCGGCGGGGTACTACATTCTATTTGTGGTTAACAACGGGATTCCAAGCGTTGGCAAGTGGGTTCATGTGTCTTAG